The following are encoded in a window of Paenibacillaceae bacterium GAS479 genomic DNA:
- a CDS encoding Helix-turn-helix domain-containing protein: MATIETKVLKTIEEIRIFSDPYRMKIMNQFHKADRPSTIKEIADLMGEVPAKVYYHARKLESIGLLELIDTKLINGITAKYYNAFEGSVHINRDDVDESIKTIFASEAQKLVARLFDDSKKKYMQNQASNKTRVGTLINSELYMTPKEEAELVEYLMQFVSKHGKRTRPEQIGYNFFYSLSNSEE; encoded by the coding sequence GTGGCCACTATCGAAACGAAGGTACTCAAGACAATTGAGGAGATCCGCATCTTCTCTGATCCTTATCGCATGAAAATTATGAACCAATTTCACAAGGCCGACCGCCCCTCTACAATTAAGGAAATTGCCGACCTGATGGGTGAGGTTCCAGCCAAGGTTTATTACCATGCGCGCAAGCTTGAAAGCATCGGACTGCTTGAACTTATAGATACCAAATTGATCAACGGTATTACGGCCAAATATTACAATGCTTTCGAAGGTAGCGTGCATATAAACCGGGATGATGTAGATGAATCGATTAAAACAATCTTCGCTTCCGAAGCCCAAAAGCTTGTCGCTCGCTTGTTTGATGACAGCAAAAAGAAGTATATGCAAAATCAAGCTTCCAATAAAACGCGAGTCGGCACTTTGATCAATAGCGAGCTCTACATGACGCCGAAAGAAGAGGCTGAGCTCGTTGAATACTTGATGCAATTCGTAAGCAAGCATGGCAAAAGGACGCGGCCGGAGCAAATTGGCTACAATTTCTTCTACTCGCTTTCAAATTCAGAGGAATAA
- a CDS encoding MFS transporter, DHA3 family, macrolide efflux protein: MNIPAAQAQTQAIPTSPMRALRFQKAFLILLAARMVTRFGDSIDSIAYSWMVYQLTGSKMLMGSLFALNFVPGILFSLFAGVLVDRLPKKQLLFFTYAMRGTIVALTAFLLWKGWLQTWHLFLFTFLNSTLECFSSPAETSLVPRILPKPLLLSGNSLSASVSRLSELAGLAVAGGIISWIGLSGAILVDSITFYASALLLLIIRIPNGEPLDETNDDQDKVTTTPDRHFWKELKHGLSFVRAQTLILYTLLTGAVLNLCLTPMNVMNPVYVEEVLHSGPITLSTLGISLMSAIILSSLGLSAWGSKFRKSSLVVIGCMLLGTGQALYYVPTLLTWQPLVVAGFAAFISGFAIPFINTPLSTYIMEVTPHAMLGRVSSLSSLIACFFIPIGSLTVGAVGSFIPVQTLYLAAGLMMFAPALFLMTRKNFMKI, from the coding sequence GTGAATATCCCCGCCGCTCAAGCCCAAACCCAAGCAATACCAACTTCCCCTATGCGCGCATTAAGATTCCAGAAAGCTTTCTTGATCCTGCTAGCCGCAAGAATGGTAACCCGATTCGGAGATTCAATTGATTCCATCGCTTACAGCTGGATGGTTTACCAGCTTACAGGATCCAAGATGCTTATGGGCAGCCTGTTTGCGTTGAATTTTGTTCCCGGAATCCTGTTCAGCTTGTTCGCCGGTGTCCTGGTTGATCGCTTGCCCAAAAAGCAGCTACTGTTCTTCACCTATGCCATGAGGGGCACAATCGTTGCACTGACTGCATTTTTGCTATGGAAGGGCTGGCTTCAAACATGGCATCTGTTCCTGTTCACTTTTTTAAATTCCACCTTGGAATGCTTTTCGAGCCCGGCTGAAACATCGCTTGTCCCGCGAATTTTACCCAAACCACTGCTACTTAGCGGCAATTCGCTCAGTGCTTCTGTATCCCGTTTATCCGAACTGGCTGGCCTTGCCGTAGCGGGGGGCATAATTTCTTGGATAGGCTTATCCGGCGCCATTCTAGTAGATTCAATAACTTTTTACGCCTCTGCTCTCCTCCTTCTTATAATTCGCATTCCTAATGGAGAGCCTCTGGATGAAACTAATGATGATCAGGATAAGGTAACAACAACTCCAGACCGCCATTTCTGGAAGGAGCTCAAGCATGGGCTGTCTTTTGTCCGAGCTCAAACTCTTATCCTCTACACCTTGCTCACGGGAGCCGTACTCAATTTATGTCTAACACCAATGAACGTTATGAATCCCGTTTATGTGGAAGAGGTCCTTCATTCCGGCCCGATCACCTTAAGCACTCTGGGAATATCGCTCATGTCCGCAATCATTCTTAGCAGTCTGGGACTAAGCGCATGGGGCTCCAAGTTTCGAAAAAGCTCCCTCGTTGTTATAGGCTGTATGCTGCTTGGAACCGGTCAAGCGTTATACTACGTTCCCACTCTACTAACATGGCAGCCGCTTGTCGTTGCCGGATTCGCCGCCTTTATAAGCGGGTTTGCCATTCCTTTCATCAACACGCCCTTATCCACCTATATCATGGAGGTCACGCCTCATGCGATGCTCGGCAGAGTAAGTTCTCTTTCCTCCCTGATCGCCTGCTTCTTTATCCCAATCGGCTCCCTAACCGTAGGTGCAGTTGGCAGCTTCATTCCAGTTCAGACGCTTTATTTAGCTGCTGGCCTCATGATGTTTGCTCCCGCCCTCTTTCTAATGACGCGGAAGAATTTTATGAAAATATAG
- a CDS encoding Uncharacterized SPBc2 prophage-derived protein YoqJ — protein sequence MAGIVNLLATGYRAHELNIFSQKHEAIPFIKAAVTSRLVPLLDDGLEWLLSPGAIGFDLWAVEAALELKRDYPQLKISILTAYANVDEKWKEDRKLYYEGLLRQVDHHASVSKQPYEGVWQLTARDSLLVRKSDAMLLFYDEEMGEGSPRYFKERALRRQQDGDDYPLLTISAESIQSIADEARLAD from the coding sequence TTGGCTGGTATTGTGAATTTGCTCGCGACGGGATACCGGGCGCATGAGCTGAATATTTTTTCGCAGAAGCATGAGGCGATTCCTTTCATCAAGGCGGCGGTGACGAGCCGGCTCGTGCCGCTGCTGGATGACGGACTGGAGTGGCTGTTGTCTCCGGGGGCAATCGGTTTTGACTTATGGGCGGTAGAAGCAGCACTGGAGCTGAAGCGGGATTATCCGCAGCTCAAAATATCAATTCTGACCGCTTACGCCAATGTGGACGAGAAATGGAAAGAAGACCGTAAGCTCTATTATGAAGGGCTGCTGCGCCAAGTGGATCACCATGCCAGCGTCAGCAAGCAGCCTTATGAGGGCGTTTGGCAGTTGACTGCCCGCGACAGTCTGCTCGTCCGCAAAAGCGATGCGATGCTGCTTTTCTACGATGAGGAGATGGGCGAGGGAAGTCCCCGCTACTTCAAAGAGCGGGCGCTGCGACGTCAGCAGGATGGAGATGACTACCCGCTGCTGACGATTTCGGCGGAGAGCATTCAGAGCATCGCCGATGAGGCGAGACTCGCTGACTGA
- a CDS encoding DNA recombination protein RmuC → MIYIILGLQVFILAGLALLLMNRRGDGRGSQAALVLELRAELDRLRGELRRDSAEQAGQTRQEAAASDRQSREELAAALNATNRMLMGNMNDMAQQQKHLLDHFSERLGELARVNETKLELMRGTVEEKLRQLQEDNGLKLEQMRATVDEKLHATLEQRLGESFKLVSERLELVHQGLGEMKNLASGVGDLRKVLTNVKTRGTLGEIQLGNLLEQTLTVEQYERNAATKRGSSERVEFAVRIPDKHNPKQWLYLPIDSKFPIEDYQRLLDALDADDHAAAADCSKQLDARIKQEAKSIQSKYIDPPNTTDFGIMFLPVEGLFAEVLRRPGLWEQVQREYRVIIAGPTTLTALLNSLQMGFQTLAIQQRSSEVWQVLGAVKTEFGKFGELLDKTQKKLQEASNSIDAASVRSRAIERKLRKVQELPAGETQDLLLEAAGD, encoded by the coding sequence ATGATCTACATCATACTGGGGCTTCAAGTCTTCATCCTGGCTGGACTAGCATTGCTGCTCATGAATCGGCGAGGCGACGGCCGAGGCTCGCAGGCGGCATTGGTGCTTGAGCTGCGGGCTGAACTGGATCGGCTGCGCGGCGAGCTGCGCAGGGACAGCGCAGAACAGGCTGGCCAGACGCGCCAAGAGGCGGCGGCCTCGGATCGGCAAAGCCGTGAGGAGCTCGCGGCGGCGCTGAATGCGACGAACCGTATGCTGATGGGCAATATGAACGATATGGCGCAGCAGCAAAAACATCTGCTGGACCATTTTTCCGAGCGGCTCGGTGAGCTGGCTCGGGTGAATGAGACGAAGCTGGAGCTAATGCGCGGTACGGTAGAGGAGAAGCTGCGCCAACTGCAGGAGGACAATGGCCTTAAGTTAGAGCAGATGCGCGCAACGGTGGACGAGAAGCTGCATGCCACGCTGGAGCAGCGGCTCGGTGAGTCGTTCAAGCTCGTTAGCGAGCGGCTAGAACTGGTGCATCAGGGACTCGGCGAGATGAAAAATCTGGCCAGCGGCGTCGGTGACCTGCGCAAGGTACTGACCAACGTCAAGACGCGCGGTACGCTCGGCGAAATCCAGCTCGGCAACTTGCTGGAGCAGACTCTGACCGTGGAACAGTACGAGCGCAACGCCGCTACGAAGCGCGGCAGCAGCGAACGGGTAGAATTTGCGGTCCGCATTCCCGACAAGCATAATCCCAAGCAGTGGCTGTATCTTCCGATCGACTCGAAGTTTCCGATTGAGGATTATCAGCGGCTGCTCGACGCCTTGGATGCGGATGATCACGCTGCTGCGGCCGATTGCTCGAAACAACTGGATGCACGTATCAAGCAAGAGGCGAAGAGTATTCAGAGCAAGTACATCGATCCGCCGAATACGACCGATTTCGGTATTATGTTCTTGCCAGTGGAGGGACTGTTCGCAGAGGTACTGCGGCGGCCTGGCCTATGGGAGCAGGTACAGCGTGAGTATCGGGTTATTATCGCTGGGCCGACTACGCTGACTGCGCTGCTGAACAGCCTGCAGATGGGCTTCCAGACGCTGGCAATCCAGCAGCGGTCCAGCGAGGTATGGCAGGTACTCGGCGCGGTGAAGACGGAGTTTGGCAAGTTCGGTGAGCTGCTGGACAAAACGCAGAAAAAGCTTCAGGAAGCCAGCAACTCCATCGATGCTGCCTCGGTTCGCTCCCGCGCGATCGAGCGCAAGCTGCGTAAGGTGCAGGAGCTGCCGGCTGGAGAGACGCAGGATTTGCTGCTGGAAGCTGCTGGAGACTGA
- a CDS encoding transcriptional regulator, HxlR family encodes MESKKYNIAVEATLDVIGGKWKTVILCHLTKGKKRSCDFLSLMPHITQKMLTQQLRELERDGILRRIVYNQMPPKVEYELTEYGWTLDGILTALCKWGDCHLTRTYGDKFEVLQENVLTRR; translated from the coding sequence ATGGAATCCAAAAAATATAATATCGCCGTGGAGGCGACGCTGGACGTTATCGGTGGGAAATGGAAAACCGTCATTCTCTGCCATTTGACTAAAGGCAAAAAGCGCAGCTGCGACTTTCTCAGCCTGATGCCGCATATTACGCAGAAAATGCTCACTCAACAGCTTCGCGAGCTGGAGCGGGATGGCATCTTGAGGCGGATCGTATACAATCAGATGCCTCCCAAAGTAGAGTATGAGCTGACAGAATACGGCTGGACCCTAGACGGCATCTTGACTGCTCTATGCAAATGGGGAGACTGTCATTTGACCCGTACGTATGGAGATAAGTTCGAGGTGTTGCAGGAGAACGTTTTGACGAGGAGATAA
- a CDS encoding Methyltransferase domain-containing protein, with protein MRIDLGCGAAKHPGCTGIDKLPMQGVDLVHDFDNPWPIDDNSVDFVMASNSLQYAADLERLTQEIHRVCRHGAIVCITAPYAHASVHLANPHYRQLLSEQSPRYWTPHPVCYVDPDEYHFAAEKSWSLSPNVHNGHGEYTGFPDPSNGIVPDLRLVRLEFFYFPQYEGLYEPHELSLLRQSQMNVAHHFMMHLIVIKQPIPEDEVLWLAAQPMEEPAYAASLRFPLFSGKDEPFLYPGPLNPLLTTGSEREVAGRLTAEPQAADGSSRDEELTNNQGAGASPLRAATEPIRGKRPIGKGNRRPNKKSISSTKRPLKQASGKRRTKPTKSRYN; from the coding sequence GTGAGGATAGATCTGGGCTGCGGGGCTGCAAAACATCCCGGCTGCACGGGCATTGACAAGCTGCCGATGCAAGGAGTCGATCTTGTACATGACTTTGATAATCCATGGCCGATTGACGATAATTCCGTAGATTTTGTGATGGCCTCTAATAGCCTGCAGTACGCAGCCGACCTAGAGCGCTTAACCCAAGAAATTCATCGAGTCTGCCGACACGGAGCCATCGTCTGCATCACAGCTCCCTACGCGCATGCTTCTGTTCATTTGGCCAACCCTCACTACCGTCAGCTGCTGAGCGAGCAGTCACCCCGTTATTGGACGCCCCACCCGGTGTGTTATGTCGATCCAGACGAATATCACTTTGCCGCTGAAAAAAGCTGGTCCCTGTCGCCTAACGTTCACAACGGCCACGGCGAATATACAGGCTTCCCGGATCCTTCTAATGGGATAGTTCCAGATCTTCGATTAGTCCGATTGGAGTTTTTCTATTTCCCTCAATACGAGGGGTTATATGAACCGCATGAGCTTTCGCTGTTACGGCAAAGCCAGATGAATGTCGCTCATCACTTCATGATGCATCTTATCGTGATCAAACAACCTATCCCGGAGGATGAAGTGCTGTGGCTCGCCGCACAGCCGATGGAGGAGCCCGCATATGCTGCATCTCTTCGCTTCCCCTTATTCAGTGGTAAAGATGAACCGTTTCTATATCCAGGACCGCTCAATCCATTGCTGACGACAGGGTCAGAACGGGAAGTTGCAGGCAGGCTCACTGCTGAGCCACAAGCGGCAGACGGATCGTCTAGAGACGAAGAGCTGACGAATAACCAAGGCGCTGGTGCGAGCCCGCTTAGAGCAGCAACCGAACCAATACGGGGGAAGCGCCCTATCGGGAAGGGCAACCGCAGACCAAACAAAAAAAGTATTTCTTCAACCAAACGCCCGCTAAAGCAAGCCAGTGGAAAAAGGCGGACAAAACCAACAAAATCTCGATACAACTGA